The DNA sequence CAATGTCGAATAAAAAGGATGAATCATAAAACGAATATGGAACGAGACCTTAAGAAAtgagaaaacaaaaaagaaagataaaCAAAAGATTTAAGGTATATTTGTAATTAATTTGGGAGTTGATCAAATATCTAACACATTTAGAGCTGTTTTCTCAATTTAGGAGCTTTTTCCTATTAACATATTCATCAGACGGAACTACAGAACACAAGTATTCAGTAAATCTATTGGTAGCATACTCAGGAAGGCAAATGCAGACCACCATTCTCCCATTAGAATCGGTTTCCCCTTCTGGCAGGAATACACAAACTTGTGGAGTTGGGGTCAGGTCTATAGGACCTGCATAAATTGGTCTTCCCCACCCAAAATCTGCAGACTCATACATGGAAAATCTTGTCCACTGTGTTATTGTCAATTTCCCCCCAAATTCAAGCCTCCTTGGCCTGTCCACTTCTACATAATCTATTGTTGATCTCAAATACTCCTCTGAGACACTATTCCGAGCCTCGCATACTAAATGGGTAGTATTAGCAAGATTTCCATTGACAAGCTCATTAACAGAGCTTACTGCACATGCTACACACACCACATTACCATAGAAACCATCTTTTAAAGGTGGGTTTTTGAGCTTTTGGCGAGCATTGACAGAAAATGTTAGCCTAAGCTTATATTCTCTTGGTTTTACATCCAGTGCTTTTATCCATGACCTCCAAATGTGGGCTGCCATGGCATCAAATGTAGAGCAAGAGAACTTATCATTTGATTGAGCTAAATCTTTCAGCTTAGCTTGAAACTCTCTACTGATTCGATAACACTTCTGGACAGACTTTTCTTGCCATAAAGACATTGTTAGAGTTGAGCCATCTTCTATCCTCATGAACTCAATATGTGGATGTTTTACCACCGGTGGGCTGCGAGGTTTGAGAAATTCCCTATCCCAGCATGGTTCAGGATTTGTCACCAAGGTGCCTGTCCTTGCCGTGGCTGCCCATGCCCTAAGAAATTGCATAGCACCAATTCCATCACAGATGCAATGGCAGAGTCTTAAGCCTAGGCTAAAGCTACCACAACTAAATTGGGTTACTTGAGCAATAAGCAATGGCATGTCGAAAATTTTATAAGGTTCTTCATTTGGGAACTTGTAGACCAATGGTGACCATGCAGGGTTTGGCACAGTGAGATCACCTAGTTCAGCTAAGGACATCTTTGAGTATGCCTCAATCATAAGCGCACCTTGTTCTGGTCCAAAAAACACCTCTAACTTCCCATTCTTGGTTTCTCTAATCCTACCAGAAAAAGGGTAGTAAGGAACTAAAACATAAGCTAGAGCATCACATAATCTTTTCATAACGAAAGTTTTAGCACAACTTTTGTAATCTGATCTATAGAAGTATATTGTTGGGGTGAAAACACGAGCTCCAATCATATCATCAAGGTTTGAAAGATAAAGGGTATCACCTGAGGCAACTGGAATAGGTCCAGCAGGCATAATTGGGACCAAACTGTTAATGGTTATGGGGATGGTTAGGTGATTGAAATGGAGCTCTTGGACCCAAGGAGCCATGAGAGTGCTGAGGCAGATCTTAATTACCAGCAGGCAACTGCATTTGTAGGAGAGAATTTCCTTTGACATGTAAAGATAGTTGAGCAATATATGAGGAAGGTGTTCAAAGTTTTGTTGGTATTGAGCAGTTGGCAGTGATATTATTCATGCTCAAATTTCTCTCTCATTTGTCACAAATCACAACCTTGTtcctgtgaagtcttcatcgaTTGGTCCtttgcaaaataaaataataatgtgtATGGAATGGATGCACACGAAATCCATGAAGTGAAGGTTGTTGAAACTTCAAAGGAATGCATGAATTGAAGGTCGCTGAAACTTCAAAAGTTTTTAACAAATCCTAAGTACCAAGAACACTGCTATTCCTAAATTTCTCTGTACCTTTAAATAATTCCTgtgattttttatgaaaatattaattagcaTATTCTTGCAAATTTCTTTTACGTGCAAGAGTCCTTCCTGGAAAGCAAGCTCAGACCCACCCTCTGAATCCAGGTCCAGGAAGAAGCCCCTCACAATGAATCACCGACAACTTGTAAAAACAACAATAAACAAAGAAAGACATACGACCAGCTATAGCGAGGACGAGGATTAGTAGCTAAGGTGGCTCAGATTAGCAACATAGCTAACaagactaaaaaatattttttaaaagtttatgaGACATACCATTTTGGTAAATTTTCAAGTCAATTGGCCTTAAGGAACTGAAAAAAaatgtcaatttttttttttaaaaaaaatcttattaattcAGACTAATTCAATTAAAACTAGGCAAATTGCCTtgaaatttattacttttaattatattaatcacATTTTTCTTTATACTTATGAAAATAGAAATTATCCAGGGAGAATAATGAGATTTGTAAATATGTTTtgtctatattttaattttttgtaaattgaaaaaaataatgaaattgacATATAAAATAGATGAAATTCACGTGTttgtatatgttgagttgatgCTGACGAGTTgaagataaaattttatgttgATATCGTATACATTCCTTAGTTagacatgattttttttcttctagctGTTCTCCAATCAATCTCTGTCTGTTTATAACTAAAGATAAGATCCAATGACGCAATTACAAGttgacagagagagagagatgaggaGTTCCCACAGTTTCAGTAAGTAGTAACATGCATGGCCAAGTTTACAAATTTATACATCACATGTTGATTATCTTCTTTGCTCTTGGACCCTACTGCATGTCTACACAAAAGCTGTGGTGTGATACATGACCCAAATTGAACGACGTTGAGTTCAGATGGCATGTGGGAAATGTACCATTACTTCATTTTCAAACAGTGCTGCTAGTTTCCTCTGCTGCTTTGACTCTGTGGATAGAAGCAAATGGAAGAGAGAGCGATGATTATGGCGGATGGATCAAACCATATCTAAAGTATTTGTCCTTTTCCAAATTCCCCATTATGCTGATGCTGTGGCTGCGAGCTGTCTAATTTAtcaagttttccttttcttttaaacttttcttcttaaaATTGTTCAACTTGGTTAGACTAGAACGCCCATAGATCGCTGGATCCTGCAACATTCTAGATATACATGCTTTCGACAAAGACAAAGCTTCCGACTACCTTACCTACGTCCTTGTCCATCATGAAAGAGAATTCAACGTCCATAATCATAgagaatatataaaaaaaaaaatatggggACAAAAATTCTTAGAGTAACATGGGCTGGAAGGGAGAGGTGTGGCTCCAATATCAGATTTTGACGCCCCACTCCCACGTGGGATGTTGTCTCTATGTGGTTTTTGGCTGACTCGTTTCATTTTCgtttactttatttatttatttatttaaagacGGAAATGCCCCTGGCTCTCTTTATGTAAGATGACAAGTGTATGCAAATGGGAGATGATTGGGcatctccttttattttttttttccatgaaAAAAGAGCCGCAAATAGCGCCTGTCTTCCTCTGCAAGGTAAGGTATCTTTGTCTTGTTCGATACGGACAGCGGAAGCGGCTTTGGTTAACGATGCCCCAACTCTGAAGCTTTATGTTGTGCAAAATACATGTTTTTAAAAAGGCTGAGAGACTAATGAATTAACTTTTAAAGtcttaattagtaaattttattaaatttgagatattaaataatatttttttaaaaaataaatataattaatttaattaaataaatgggATTATACAtagttttcaaaaaattatttaattttttttaattaaaatgaggtgtgttttgaaattataaatattttttttaaaagtagacTTATAAATAATGTTAATGTAATTAATATTGGGTGGCATTGACCTTAATTAAATACATGTATTTAGTCACAAACTTGATTAAATTGAGCACCAATCAACCCTAAGACTTCACTAATTTCCTTTGTTaggagaaaaaaatatataagttgacaaatcatattaattaatatcatacttaaaatatattaaatgtccatctaattaatcacttttattttttgatgGCTCAATccgtttacttttatttattatttaagctTTTAGGtggtaattaataaaataattaaatcacttaaattgtataaaaattaacttttaatttgaCTATACTATTTATctaccttaattttttttatttaaatacataaataaaaaaataaatttcacacTCACATACTTAATTTAGTTGTAAgtgcatttaaataaatttaagagattttaaattttacttttttaatctctgtaactttattataaaataaaaaaataaatttcatacaGGAATGGAGtaaacttaaaaatatattaaaaataaattttcaattaatttactttctttgaaaattaaaatttcagagagagtaaagatgaaggccaatattatttgatttaaattgtaacaatttaaaattttagtttgattttatttttaaaaaatttaattatttttatttgttttatttaattttaataaaaatattcaataaaattaaattaaatagattgaTTAACATgtgataacatataaaattatactctaattaaaattaaaatactttaattaaattttaaaatattaaatataaaatataaaaaaaatcattataaatttattgataagtcgatttaaattaattttttttaacttttataaatatttaaatttaaattttttatttattgaaattaaatccATCAAATACTTATTCAACTCTGTCAAACGAGAAAATCACCTGCTAAATAGACGAATAGTTGGGCGTGAAAAATGAGCAAAGCTTTACGGGTGGCGAATAGGGCATGGCAGCTTGGAAACGCGTTGTTGGTACTaatgtctttttctttttatttatttatttttaactttcgTGTCTTCCACTTAAGTATAGTTcagattttaattcaattatattttaaattaaattaaataaatcaaaaagcTTTATGTCTCTAACCAACAAAGCTTTTAAGTAGAGCGTGTGGATGTGgctaacatttatatttataaaaataaaaaagaatctcCAACAACCTAATCATTAGTAACGAAAGCTAAATGAATTATTTCCtcaacttaaaaaataaattattttctagacCTTAAATTGCTACTACTATTTATATATTCCTCAAATAACAGTTGTTGACTTCCTGCTTCCCTCATCATCATATTTAATgacttttattaattataattaaggaCCTTTTTCACTTTTTTATAAGTAGTTGTTGAATTAATTAAACTTCAAAACACTAATGCAGAACTGGAAAGACCACGTCTTAATCATTGTTATGCAGAATTTTAATACATCCAGCTAGGAAAAAAGCAACTTTATATTTGAAGATTGATGAAGGCCTCGTTTCTCTTCTACACCTAGTTAGCTAGTATTTCGgccaaaaaaaatcatttatgttcctgagtatttttttaaatgaaaattaaaaatttaaataatagaatctaaaattttttaaacttattCGGATgtatttactattaaattaaattcataaatataataaaataattttttaaaaaaattactttttagtctctgagatttaacgtaattaacacttctgcccctctattttggcgacccaacacttaagttcttcactttctcttcggtccaaattcgtagttcttccgtccatttaaatcgtttggtcaaagagtcaaaggtgagatgtgataattttttccaaaaataccgttctttcaatgtgaaattccagaagaagaagaagaaaaagttgcagaaagggtaggaaaaagaagaagaagaagaaagaagaagaagaagaagaagaagaagctgcagaaagagtaggaagaagaagaagaagaagaagaaagaagaagaaaaagaagaagttgcagaaagggtaggaagaagaaaatagttaattttatcaattcacgtgtcccaaacgactattttggacggaatgaCTATGAATTTAGACGGAAGAAAAAGTGAGGGATTTAAGTGTtgagtcgccaaaatagagggacagaagtattaattacgttaaatctcagggactaaaaagtaattttctctaatttttatacaattatataatcaaatattaaataaaataattatacacAATAAATAAGATAATAACGTGATCTTACAAGACAATATGACCGTCatactatattatttattttcttgactttaaaaaaaataataataataaaaaaaaaaaacctccatTACAAAACCATCCTAAAATACATAACTTCGACAATTTACTCTCACATTCTTACTCTCAAATACTTCACGCCGGTCCCACATTACCTTACTGCATAACACGGGTCAAGGTCGCTGGTCCCACATTACCTTAATACATAACACGGGTCAAGGTCTCCTATCTCAGACTTATCAAGGACAACCCATGagttaatttataatttgaaaaatccatttatttttagattaatGTTGAAAATATTTGTTGGCATATAAGGTTAAAAAGGTAAATACtcaaaaaaatttctaaaaagaAAACCAGAGGAAAGAAAATACGGGCCATTCGGAAGACGCCATAATGCTTTCCCTCCTCAATTCAATTCCCATTCTAATGATTTCAATATCTCATATTCCCATCAtaattctccttttttttttaagagataTGAAGTTTAATAAGGGCATTATTTAGTAGCATActcttttttaatttagttgCTAAAATTATATTAGCAAAATGCAAATTCGAGTTTCTGTAATATATATTAATGGAGTATAGAAttctcaaaaattttattaatatgtaatatatattattgaaactatgacataatttttttttaattaaaattctattGAATTTAAAgcgaatattaaatttatagtaCATTTAAAACTTGTCAATAAACTTAATCAGTTAAAATTTAAAGCGACTAGCCGTTGTCAAAATCAACACATTTTTTGCAGATATAGTGAATACGAGAGGAACCATTAGACCATTCTACATTTGAAAAAGATTGAAGAAAAGAACAATTCAAGTACAGAgacaaatataatatataatcctCACCAGCTCCTCCTCCCTccttcaaaataaatttaaaatcttcatCGCAGACAGTGAACCATCTGTCTGAAatcttgctttttttttttttttttctttctacagCTCTAATCaagatttttattaaatcaaatttacAACTCCCTAATCAtatttatatctatatatattatttctaTTTACCAGTAAGTAATTGATGAGATGACTTTCAACTTCAAGAATTTAACAATGGGGAGGCAGAGTTATTCCATCTCCAGTTATCATCTAGCAGACGACGTCGATGgcattgaaaatttaataataatcatCATCAGCAAGCGTAGAACTCAACCAGCTCATCTAGAGACTCTGGCTGTGGATCAGCGTTCTCCAACATCCATAGCAAGTGCTCGAACAAAACCACCTCACAAGCAATGCTGATTGTATCAGACTCACTAGACCTCTCTGCAAGCTCACGAAACACCGGGTGAT is a window from the Manihot esculenta cultivar AM560-2 chromosome 16, M.esculenta_v8, whole genome shotgun sequence genome containing:
- the LOC110603291 gene encoding omega-hydroxypalmitate O-feruloyl transferase, producing MSKEILSYKCSCLLVIKICLSTLMAPWVQELHFNHLTIPITINSLVPIMPAGPIPVASGDTLYLSNLDDMIGARVFTPTIYFYRSDYKSCAKTFVMKRLCDALAYVLVPYYPFSGRIRETKNGKLEVFFGPEQGALMIEAYSKMSLAELGDLTVPNPAWSPLVYKFPNEEPYKIFDMPLLIAQVTQFSCGSFSLGLRLCHCICDGIGAMQFLRAWAATARTGTLVTNPEPCWDREFLKPRSPPVVKHPHIEFMRIEDGSTLTMSLWQEKSVQKCYRISREFQAKLKDLAQSNDKFSCSTFDAMAAHIWRSWIKALDVKPREYKLRLTFSVNARQKLKNPPLKDGFYGNVVCVACAVSSVNELVNGNLANTTHLVCEARNSVSEEYLRSTIDYVEVDRPRRLEFGGKLTITQWTRFSMYESADFGWGRPIYAGPIDLTPTPQVCVFLPEGETDSNGRMVVCICLPEYATNRFTEYLCSVVPSDEYVNRKKLLN